The Corylus avellana chromosome ca8, CavTom2PMs-1.0 genome has a segment encoding these proteins:
- the LOC132190045 gene encoding UDP-glycosyltransferase 88F3-like, translated as MQDTIVLVPAPGMGHIISMVELGKLILHHYVHKFSITILFTTGSDLDTPSITSYIHRVSQSNSSISFHRLPSVSIDTTPTRSILATAFEFIRLSIAHAPHALQQISNSCTIRALVIDLFCTSAFPIAKDLNLPVYYFFTSGAYCLAAMLYLPKIHDQTTKSFKDLTATELHFPGISSPLKATHMPEPTLDRDDPGYWDMLYFCSHLPKSNGIIANTFDDLESKALKAIADGVCVPDSPTPPVYCIGPLIADAEKPTSEDGNECLSWLDSQPSGSVVFLCFGSRGSFSVVQVKEIAHGLERSGQRFLWVVKKPPRDEKTKQAENFTAEFDLEGVLPEGFLERTKDRGMVVKTWAPQVGVLRKEAVGGFVTHCGWNSVLEAVVAGVPMVAWPLYAEQQLNRNVLVNDMKMAIDLEQRENDGFVSGDELERRVKELMESEQGRELRGKSSKMREIALAALGSASGSSTRAVAKFVEALG; from the coding sequence ATGCAGGACACCATCGTCCTAGTCCCAGCTCCAGGCATGGGCCATATCATCTCCATGGTTGAACTTGGCAAGCTCATCCTCCACCACTACGTTCACAAGTTCTCCATCACTATTCTTTTCACCACCGGCTCCGATCTGGACACCCCAAGCATCACCTCCTACATCCACCGTGTCTCCCAATCCAACTCCTCCATCTCCTTCCACCGATTACCCTCGGTCTCTATTGACACCACCCCGACTCGCAGCATCCTCGCCACAGCTTTCGAGTTTATCCGGCTCAGCATAGCCCATGCCCCCCATGCACTCCAACAAATCTCCAACTCATGCACCATTCGTGCCCTTGTCATCGACCTTTTCTGCACCTCGGCTTTTCCCATAGCCAAAGATCTTAACCTTCctgtttattatttcttcacTTCCGGTGCTTATTGTCTCGCCGCCATGTTATACCTCCCCAAGATCCACGACCAAACCACCAAGAGCTTCAAGGACCTCACCGCCACTGAGCTTCACTTCCCAGGAATATCGTCGCCGTTGAAAGCGACACATATGCCTGAACCAACACTCGACCGTGACGACCCTGGTTATTGGGACATGCTCTATTTCTGTTCACATCTTCCAAAATCAAACGGGATCATAGCTAACACATTTGATGACCTGGAGTCAAAAGCATTAAAGGCCATTGCTGATGGCGTGTGCGTTCCTGATTCGCCAACTCCGCCTGTTTATTGTATAGGTCCTTTGATTGCAGATGCAGAGAAGCCAACAAGTGAAGATGGAAATGAATGTTTGTCATGGCTTGACAGCCAACCGAGTGGAAGTGTTGTTTTCTTGTGCTTTGGGAGCCGAGGATCGTTCTCGGTGGTACAGGTGAAAGAGATTGCCCATGGGTTGGAAAGGAGTGGGCAGAGATTCTTGTGGGTGGTGAAAAAGCCACCACGCGATGAGAAAACCAAGCAGGCTGAGAATTTTACTGCGGAGTTTGATTTAGAGGGTGTGTTGCCAGAAGGGTTCCTGGAGAGAACCAAAGACAGGGGCATGGTGGTGAAGACGTGGGCACCCCAAGTGGGTGTGCTTAGAAAAGAAGCCGTTGGGGGGTTCGTGACTCACTGTGGGTGGAACTCGGTGTTGGAGGCGGTGGTTGCAGGAGTGCCGATGGTGGCTTGGCCGCTCTATGCCGAGCAGCAGCTGAACAGGAACGTTTTGGTGAATGATATGAAGATGGCTATTGACTTGGAGCAGAGAGAGAATGATGGTTTTGTGAGTGGGGATGAGTTGGAGAGAAGGGTTAAGGAGTTGATGGAGTCCGAACAAGGGAGAGAGCTCAGGGGAAAAAGTTCGAAGATGAGAGAAATTGCTTTGGCTGCTTTGGGATCGGCATCTGGTTCGTCTACCAGAGCCGTGGCCAAGTTTGTTGAGGCACTTGGATAG